One Pseudomonas muyukensis DNA segment encodes these proteins:
- a CDS encoding universal stress protein, whose translation MSQFKRLLVMLGPQMRHTPALQRAAALAESSGALLDVNVCVDDVDTFGLMADSRDRERLLEHNRQWLADEAEQLRGAGLDVSTELLLTRDPLGSVLAQVERLGCDLLVKDVQHEPILKRLLVTPLDWQLLKDSPVAVHLVSDIRLPLPRQIAAAVDLNSHGDGEHLDQQVIRSAHALALQCNADLHLLHVCDAAKTHIADFGAGTVTMPGFDGSVRTAQRAAFNRLGDHHQIALERRHFLEGPAIKAITQYIAHGRVDVIVMGNHRHDALHAFLGGTTAHVLEHPLCNVLAIKSVR comes from the coding sequence ATGAGCCAGTTCAAGCGATTGTTGGTCATGCTCGGCCCGCAGATGCGCCACACGCCTGCCTTGCAGCGCGCCGCGGCGCTGGCCGAATCCAGCGGGGCCCTGCTGGATGTCAACGTCTGCGTCGACGATGTCGACACCTTCGGCCTGATGGCCGACAGCCGCGATCGCGAACGGCTGCTTGAGCACAACCGCCAGTGGTTGGCCGATGAGGCCGAGCAACTGCGAGGCGCCGGCCTCGATGTGTCCACCGAACTGCTGCTGACCCGCGACCCACTGGGCAGCGTGCTCGCACAGGTCGAGCGGCTGGGCTGCGACCTGCTGGTCAAGGACGTGCAGCACGAACCGATTCTCAAGCGCCTGCTGGTCACCCCACTGGACTGGCAACTGCTCAAGGACAGCCCGGTGGCCGTGCACCTGGTCAGCGACATCCGCCTGCCCCTGCCCCGGCAGATCGCCGCGGCAGTGGACCTCAACAGCCATGGCGACGGCGAGCACCTGGACCAACAGGTGATTCGCAGCGCCCATGCCCTGGCCCTGCAATGCAACGCCGACCTGCACCTGCTGCATGTGTGCGACGCGGCCAAGACCCACATCGCCGACTTCGGCGCTGGCACCGTGACCATGCCCGGCTTCGACGGCAGTGTGCGCACCGCACAGCGGGCAGCTTTCAACCGCCTGGGCGACCATCATCAGATTGCCCTGGAACGCCGGCATTTTCTCGAAGGCCCCGCGATCAAGGCGATCACCCAGTACATCGCCCATGGCCGGGTGGATGTGATCGTCATGGGCAACCATCGCCATGATGCGCTGCACGCGTTCCTCGGCGGCACCACCGCGCATGTGCTGGAACATCCGCTGTGCAATGTGCTGGCGATCAAGTCGGTGCGCTAG
- a CDS encoding DmpA family aminopeptidase: protein MRARQLGITLGHGTPGPFNAITDVPGVRVGHSTLIDEQRPAPVRTGVTVIEPRAGAARLAPCFAGCHVLNGNGDATGLEWIREAGLLTTPIAITNTHSVGVVRDALIAAERERLADEAVYWCMPVVMETFDGVLNDIWGQHVTPAQVRQALDDAATGVVAEGPVGGGTGMICHEFKGGIGTASRRLADEQGGWTVGVLVQANHGQRRELRVDGYPVGRQLGHLPSPFAEREQGAPGMGSIVVVIATDAPLLPHQCQRLAQRASIGIARTGGGTEDSSGDIFLAFSTGNQGLPPADYGRKDLAQCTAVRMLNNDHISALFMAAAEAVEEAIVNALLAGRAMVGKGGARVPGLDGDTLLTALHEVGWKAQARR from the coding sequence ATGCGTGCGCGTCAACTGGGCATCACCCTCGGCCACGGCACCCCGGGCCCGTTCAATGCCATTACCGATGTGCCTGGGGTGCGGGTCGGCCACAGCACCCTGATCGATGAACAGCGCCCGGCGCCGGTGCGCACCGGGGTCACGGTGATCGAGCCACGTGCCGGGGCGGCGCGCCTGGCGCCGTGCTTCGCCGGCTGTCATGTGCTCAATGGCAACGGCGACGCCACTGGGTTGGAGTGGATCCGCGAGGCCGGCCTGCTGACCACGCCGATCGCCATCACCAATACCCACAGCGTTGGCGTGGTACGCGACGCGCTGATCGCCGCCGAGCGCGAGCGCCTGGCCGATGAGGCGGTGTACTGGTGCATGCCGGTGGTGATGGAGACCTTCGACGGCGTGCTCAACGACATCTGGGGCCAGCATGTCACGCCGGCACAGGTGCGCCAGGCGCTGGACGACGCAGCCACCGGGGTGGTGGCCGAGGGGCCGGTCGGGGGCGGCACCGGCATGATCTGCCACGAGTTCAAGGGGGGTATCGGCACGGCCTCGCGGCGGCTGGCGGACGAGCAGGGCGGCTGGACCGTTGGCGTACTGGTGCAGGCCAATCATGGCCAGCGCCGCGAGCTGCGGGTCGATGGCTACCCGGTGGGTCGCCAGCTGGGGCATTTGCCGTCGCCATTCGCCGAGCGTGAACAGGGCGCCCCTGGCATGGGCTCGATCGTGGTGGTGATCGCCACCGATGCGCCGCTGTTGCCGCACCAGTGCCAGCGCCTGGCGCAACGGGCGTCCATCGGGATCGCCCGCACCGGTGGCGGCACCGAGGACTCCAGTGGCGATATCTTCCTGGCGTTCTCCACCGGCAACCAGGGCTTGCCGCCGGCTGACTACGGGCGCAAGGACCTGGCCCAGTGCACGGCGGTGCGCATGCTCAACAACGATCATATCTCGGCGCTGTTCATGGCGGCGGCGGAGGCGGTGGAGGAGGCGATCGTCAATGCGCTGCTGGCAGGAAGGGCGATGGTTGGCAAGGGCGGGGCGCGGGTGCCGGGGCTGGATGGGGATACGTTGTTGACGGCGTTGCATGAGGTGGGGTGGAAAGCGCAAGCCCGGCGTTGA
- the ptrR gene encoding putrescine utilization regulator PtrR, protein MDLVQLEMFKAVAEHGSISAAAQQIHRVPSNLTTRIKQLEQDLGVDLFIREKSRLRLSPAGWNFLEYTRRILDLVQEARCSVAGDDPQGTFALGSLESTAAVRIPALLAAYNQRYPKVDLDLSTGPSGTMLEGVLSGRLVAAFVDGPVLHPSLEGMPVFEEEMMLIAPLNHAPVRRARDVNGASIYAFRANCSYRHHFERWFVQDQSVPGKIHEMESYHGMLACVSAGAGLAMLPRSMLDNMPGCSTVSAWPMAEKFRYLQTWLVWRRGTVSRSLGMFIELLETLEPANRSRLD, encoded by the coding sequence GTGGACCTGGTGCAACTCGAGATGTTCAAGGCTGTGGCCGAGCACGGCAGCATCAGCGCCGCGGCCCAGCAGATCCACCGGGTGCCGTCGAACCTGACCACCCGCATCAAGCAACTGGAGCAAGACCTGGGCGTGGACTTGTTCATCCGCGAAAAGAGCCGCCTGCGCCTGTCGCCGGCAGGCTGGAACTTCCTTGAATACACCCGGCGCATTCTCGACCTGGTGCAGGAAGCCCGTTGCAGCGTGGCCGGCGATGACCCGCAAGGCACCTTCGCCCTGGGCTCGCTGGAAAGCACTGCGGCGGTGCGCATTCCGGCCTTGCTGGCGGCCTACAACCAACGCTACCCCAAGGTCGACCTGGACCTGTCCACCGGGCCCTCCGGGACCATGCTCGAAGGCGTGCTGTCCGGGCGCCTGGTGGCGGCCTTCGTCGACGGGCCGGTGCTGCACCCCAGCCTCGAAGGCATGCCGGTGTTCGAGGAGGAGATGATGCTGATCGCGCCACTCAACCATGCGCCGGTCAGGCGTGCCCGCGACGTCAATGGCGCAAGCATCTATGCCTTTCGCGCCAACTGCTCGTACCGCCACCATTTCGAGCGCTGGTTCGTCCAGGACCAGTCGGTGCCGGGCAAGATCCACGAGATGGAGTCGTACCACGGCATGCTCGCCTGCGTCAGCGCAGGTGCCGGGCTGGCGATGCTGCCGCGCAGCATGCTCGACAACATGCCGGGCTGCAGCACGGTCAGCGCCTGGCCCATGGCTGAAAAATTCCGCTATCTGCAGACCTGGCTGGTATGGCGACGGGGCACGGTATCGCGCAGCCTGGGCATGTTCATCGAGCTGCTGGAGACGCTTGAGCCGGCGAACCGGTCCCGATTGGACTAA
- a CDS encoding carboxypeptidase-like regulatory domain-containing protein, with protein MRTHHYRLCAALLVALAMPWSLAAAADLNAPIDPQGVHLQAQEQNGIRYLQGGIGQDEANALRQTRGYDLHITLSTGADGKFQSGAALAIESAQGQQVLALQDVGPLIFVQLPPGHYRVTGSAEGQTVQQQVTVDGKTPARVDLHWR; from the coding sequence ATGCGTACCCATCATTACCGCCTTTGCGCGGCGCTGCTGGTGGCCCTGGCCATGCCCTGGAGCTTGGCTGCGGCCGCCGACCTGAACGCGCCGATCGACCCGCAGGGCGTGCACTTGCAGGCCCAGGAACAAAACGGCATCCGCTACCTGCAAGGCGGCATCGGCCAGGACGAGGCCAATGCCTTGCGCCAAACCCGCGGCTACGACCTGCACATCACCCTGTCGACCGGCGCCGACGGCAAGTTCCAGAGTGGCGCGGCGCTGGCGATCGAATCAGCCCAAGGCCAGCAGGTGCTGGCCTTGCAGGATGTCGGGCCGCTGATCTTCGTGCAGTTGCCACCCGGCCACTACCGGGTCACCGGCAGCGCCGAAGGCCAGACTGTGCAGCAGCAGGTGACAGTCGATGGCAAGACCCCCGCGCGGGTCGACCTGCACTGGCGCTAG
- a CDS encoding helix-turn-helix transcriptional regulator — protein MHNLFTEASAHTGLARTVEQLGQPRFWRQLMLLLQQWLAFDNALAMFYPRDGLPRALEIFDARGEGNPEAMALYLSGLYQLDPFYQACQERIGDGLHRLEEVAPDQFRQSEYYLKYFHDHVLEDEVQFIVQLGDSGALSLSLGSGERFDPARHGLLALICPWVLALITQHWHRQALRPAPAMASQVRDAMSLFGAKVLSERELEIARLILRGYSSKAMAERLAISPETIKVHRRHLYAKLDISSQPELFSLFLQSLGHDPQDP, from the coding sequence ATGCACAACCTTTTCACCGAGGCCAGTGCCCACACCGGCCTGGCGCGCACCGTCGAGCAACTCGGCCAGCCGCGTTTCTGGCGCCAGTTGATGCTGCTGTTGCAGCAGTGGCTGGCCTTCGACAATGCCTTGGCCATGTTCTACCCGCGCGACGGCCTGCCGCGGGCATTGGAGATCTTCGATGCGCGCGGCGAAGGCAACCCCGAGGCCATGGCCCTGTACCTCAGCGGCCTGTACCAGCTCGACCCGTTCTACCAGGCCTGCCAGGAGCGCATCGGCGATGGCCTGCACCGGCTCGAAGAAGTGGCCCCGGACCAGTTCCGCCAGAGCGAGTACTACCTCAAGTATTTCCACGACCATGTGCTGGAGGACGAGGTGCAGTTCATCGTCCAGCTTGGCGACAGTGGCGCGCTGTCGCTGTCCCTGGGCAGCGGCGAGCGCTTCGACCCGGCGCGCCATGGCCTGCTGGCGCTGATCTGCCCGTGGGTGCTGGCCCTGATCACCCAGCACTGGCACCGCCAGGCGCTGCGCCCTGCCCCGGCGATGGCCAGCCAGGTGCGCGATGCCATGAGCCTGTTCGGGGCGAAGGTGTTGTCCGAGCGCGAGCTGGAGATTGCCCGGTTGATCTTGCGTGGCTACTCGTCCAAGGCCATGGCCGAGCGCCTGGCGATTTCGCCGGAGACCATCAAGGTGCACCGCCGGCACCTGTACGCCAAGCTGGATATCTCGTCGCAGCCGGAGCTGTTTTCATTGTTTCTGCAATCCTTGGGGCATGACCCGCAGGATCCATGA
- a CDS encoding aldehyde dehydrogenase family protein, translating to MSAISNLTHAISVDPYSGERIGHYAFDSDAALEAALQRAKVGYNQWRRVALGQRSEYLVALADALQANAEAFAQMVAREIGKPISQARGEVDKCVDLCRWYAEHGPAMLAPEPTQIEKARIEYRPLGPILAVMPWNFPVWQVLRGAVPALLAGNTYVLKHAPNVMGSAYLLADLFKRAGLPAGVFEVLNVTPEGVSRAINDPRIAAVTLTGSVRAGMAIGAQAGAALKKCVLELGGCDPFIVLADADLDAAVKAAVVGRYQNTGQVCAAAKRLIVEASIVDAFTRKFVEATRALVLGNPLQEATYIGPMARADLRDELHGQVQATLAEGATLLLGGHKLDGVGNFYAPTVLGDVTADMTAFRQELFGPVAAIISARDADHALALANDSEFGLAATLYTADYALAERMAAQLDSGAVFINGYCASDPRVAFGGVKKSGFGRELSHFGVREFTNAQTLWLDRH from the coding sequence ATGAGCGCGATCAGCAACCTGACCCATGCCATTTCCGTCGACCCCTACAGCGGCGAGCGAATCGGCCACTATGCCTTCGACAGCGATGCAGCACTGGAAGCGGCGCTGCAACGCGCCAAGGTGGGCTACAACCAGTGGCGCCGGGTAGCCCTGGGGCAGCGCAGCGAATACCTGGTTGCCCTGGCCGATGCCCTGCAGGCCAATGCCGAGGCATTCGCGCAGATGGTCGCCCGCGAGATCGGCAAACCGATCAGCCAGGCGCGTGGCGAAGTCGACAAATGCGTCGACCTGTGCCGCTGGTATGCCGAGCACGGCCCAGCGATGCTCGCCCCGGAGCCGACGCAGATCGAAAAGGCCCGCATCGAGTACCGTCCGCTGGGCCCGATCCTCGCCGTGATGCCGTGGAACTTCCCGGTCTGGCAGGTGCTGCGTGGCGCCGTGCCGGCGCTGTTGGCCGGCAACACCTATGTGCTCAAGCATGCCCCCAACGTGATGGGCAGCGCCTACCTGCTGGCCGACCTGTTCAAGCGCGCCGGCCTGCCCGCCGGGGTGTTCGAGGTGCTCAACGTCACCCCTGAGGGCGTGAGCCGCGCTATCAACGACCCGCGCATCGCCGCCGTCACCCTCACCGGCAGCGTGCGCGCCGGCATGGCCATTGGTGCACAGGCCGGTGCCGCGCTGAAGAAGTGCGTGCTCGAACTGGGCGGCTGCGACCCGTTCATCGTACTGGCCGATGCCGACCTCGACGCCGCGGTGAAAGCTGCAGTGGTCGGCCGTTATCAGAATACTGGCCAGGTCTGCGCCGCGGCCAAGCGCTTGATCGTCGAGGCGAGCATCGTCGATGCCTTCACCCGCAAGTTCGTCGAGGCTACCCGCGCACTGGTGCTCGGCAACCCGCTGCAAGAGGCAACCTACATCGGCCCGATGGCTCGCGCCGATCTGCGTGACGAGCTCCACGGCCAGGTCCAGGCGACCTTGGCCGAAGGCGCCACATTGCTGTTGGGCGGACACAAGCTCGACGGCGTCGGCAACTTCTATGCGCCGACCGTGCTGGGCGATGTGACCGCGGACATGACCGCCTTCAGGCAGGAGCTGTTCGGCCCGGTGGCGGCGATCATCAGTGCGCGCGATGCCGATCATGCGCTGGCGCTGGCCAACGATAGCGAGTTCGGCCTGGCGGCGACCCTCTACACCGCCGACTATGCCTTGGCCGAGCGCATGGCTGCACAGTTGGACAGCGGCGCTGTGTTCATCAACGGCTACTGCGCGTCTGATCCTCGGGTAGCGTTTGGCGGGGTGAAGAAAAGCGGTTTCGGCCGTGAGCTTTCGCACTTTGGCGTGCGCGAGTTCACCAATGCCCAGACCCTGTGGCTGGATCGCCACTGA
- a CDS encoding enoyl-CoA hydratase/isomerase family protein, with protein sequence MTAHAQPSATDQVLAEVRNHIGHLTLNRPAGLNALTLDMVRSLRQQLDQWADDPQVHAVALRGEGPKGFCAGGDIRSLHDSFKAGETLHEDFFVEEYALDLCLHRYRKPVLVLMDGFTLGGGMGLAQGCDLRIVTERSRLGMPEVGIGYFPDVGGSYFLPRVPGELGIYLGVSGTQIKAADALYCGLADWYLDSAKLAALDQGLDTLQFGEHPLKDLQGLLARLGTQVLEDAPLAALRPVIDHFFALPDLPSIIEQLRAVTIGDSRQWALDTATLLESRSPLAMAVTLELLRRGRRLALEDCFAMELHIDRQWFAHGDIIEGVRALIIDKDKQPRWNPPTLAGLTQQRVEQFFEGL encoded by the coding sequence ATGACCGCGCACGCTCAACCCTCGGCAACGGATCAGGTACTGGCCGAGGTCCGCAACCACATCGGCCACCTCACCCTCAACCGCCCCGCCGGCCTCAACGCCCTGACCCTGGACATGGTCCGCAGCCTGCGCCAGCAGCTCGACCAGTGGGCCGACGACCCGCAGGTGCACGCGGTGGCGCTGCGCGGCGAAGGCCCCAAGGGCTTCTGCGCCGGGGGCGATATCCGTTCGCTGCACGACAGCTTCAAGGCCGGCGAAACGCTGCATGAAGACTTCTTCGTCGAGGAGTACGCCCTGGACCTGTGCCTTCACCGCTACCGCAAGCCGGTGCTGGTGCTGATGGACGGCTTCACCCTCGGTGGCGGCATGGGCCTGGCCCAGGGCTGCGACCTGCGCATCGTCACCGAACGCAGCCGCCTGGGCATGCCCGAGGTCGGCATCGGCTACTTCCCCGATGTCGGCGGCAGCTACTTCCTGCCCCGCGTGCCTGGCGAGCTGGGCATCTACCTGGGTGTCAGCGGCACCCAGATCAAGGCGGCCGACGCCCTGTACTGCGGCCTGGCCGACTGGTACCTGGACAGTGCCAAGCTCGCCGCGCTCGACCAAGGCCTGGACACTCTGCAGTTCGGCGAGCACCCGCTCAAGGACCTGCAAGGCCTGTTGGCCCGCCTCGGCACCCAGGTGCTCGAGGATGCGCCGCTGGCCGCCCTGCGCCCGGTGATCGACCACTTCTTCGCCCTGCCCGACCTGCCCAGCATCATCGAGCAGCTGCGCGCGGTGACCATCGGCGACAGCCGGCAATGGGCGCTGGACACCGCCACGCTGCTGGAAAGCCGCTCGCCGCTGGCCATGGCCGTGACCCTCGAACTGCTGCGCCGCGGCCGCCGCCTGGCGCTGGAAGACTGTTTTGCCATGGAACTGCACATCGACCGCCAGTGGTTCGCCCACGGCGACATCATCGAGGGCGTGCGCGCCCTGATCATCGACAAGGACAAGCAACCGCGCTGGAACCCGCCGACCCTGGCCGGGCTGACCCAGCAGCGTGTCGAGCAATTCTTCGAAGGCCTGTGA
- a CDS encoding acyloxyacyl hydrolase, with product MKTRLATSLAAAVLALAGASTAQAAQISGAVGATGQGDMTYRIGLSFDWDKKWLQSSTGHLTGYWDAAYTYWEGGEASGAHSLSFSPVFVYEFSGFTYTPYIEAGIGLAAFSKTDVGDQRLGSSVNFEDRIGFGLKLPAEQKIGIRAMHYSNAGIKQPNDGIESYSLFYSKAF from the coding sequence ATGAAAACCCGTCTCGCCACCTCGCTGGCCGCCGCCGTGCTTGCACTCGCCGGGGCCAGCACGGCACAGGCCGCGCAAATCTCGGGGGCCGTCGGCGCCACCGGCCAGGGCGACATGACCTACCGTATCGGCCTGTCGTTCGACTGGGACAAGAAATGGCTGCAAAGCAGCACTGGTCACCTGACCGGTTACTGGGACGCGGCCTACACCTACTGGGAAGGCGGGGAGGCCAGTGGTGCCCACTCGCTGTCGTTCAGCCCGGTGTTCGTCTACGAGTTCAGCGGTTTCACCTACACCCCGTACATCGAGGCCGGTATCGGCCTGGCAGCGTTCTCCAAGACCGATGTCGGCGACCAGCGCCTGGGCTCTTCGGTCAACTTCGAGGACCGTATCGGTTTTGGCCTGAAACTGCCGGCCGAGCAAAAGATCGGCATTCGCGCCATGCACTACTCCAACGCTGGTATCAAGCAGCCTAACGACGGTATCGAGTCGTACTCGCTGTTCTACAGCAAAGCCTTCTGA
- a CDS encoding APC family permease, with amino-acid sequence MSSSAEPASALKQRLGVFDVVAITVSAVTPASSVFVIAPFAIQQAGSGAFLSFIMAGALALMFAWCYAELGRAHSCAGGEYVYAKRVFGGLAGYATFLTVLASMLFIPPVLAAGAAAYLNNALGTRFDTQAVALVIVVSSYALGILNIRLNAWITGLFLFCEVAALLVIVVLGFGNASQPAASLLQPQMLEQGTLVAVPWALVLGAVGMALFAFNGYGGAVLLAEDMKDRGRTVHRAVLWSLAVVVAIEVIPLAALLIGAPSLEAMLASGDPIGYLLTAHGNETLARLVSAGIFLSVFNAIVAIVIQVGRVVYSSGRDAIWTPMLNRAFTVIHPRWESPWLATLFLAAPSALLSLSGSLEQLTSFTVLLLLLIYLVVAACALCSRVLRRDREHPYRMPLWPLPALLAVSGAGWLLVTLLREASVRDLLIILGLLAVSVTLYSIHGRLSPTFQKL; translated from the coding sequence ATGAGCTCCAGTGCAGAGCCCGCAAGCGCGCTCAAGCAGCGCCTGGGTGTGTTCGATGTGGTCGCCATCACCGTGTCGGCGGTAACCCCGGCCAGTTCCGTGTTCGTCATCGCCCCGTTCGCCATCCAGCAGGCCGGCAGCGGCGCCTTCCTGTCGTTCATCATGGCCGGCGCCCTGGCGCTGATGTTCGCCTGGTGCTACGCCGAACTGGGCCGCGCCCACAGCTGCGCCGGTGGCGAATACGTGTACGCCAAGCGGGTGTTCGGCGGGCTCGCCGGCTATGCCACCTTCCTCACCGTGCTGGCCTCGATGCTGTTCATCCCGCCAGTGCTCGCCGCCGGCGCCGCCGCCTACCTGAACAACGCCCTGGGCACGCGCTTCGATACCCAGGCCGTGGCGCTGGTCATCGTGGTCTCCAGCTATGCCCTGGGTATCCTCAACATTCGCCTCAATGCCTGGATCACCGGCCTGTTCCTGTTCTGCGAGGTCGCCGCGCTGCTGGTGATCGTGGTGCTGGGCTTCGGTAACGCCAGCCAGCCGGCGGCGAGCCTGTTGCAGCCGCAGATGCTCGAGCAGGGGACGCTGGTCGCCGTGCCCTGGGCATTGGTGCTGGGGGCGGTGGGCATGGCGCTGTTCGCCTTCAACGGCTATGGCGGCGCGGTATTGCTGGCCGAGGACATGAAGGACCGTGGCCGCACCGTGCACCGCGCCGTGCTCTGGTCGTTGGCGGTGGTGGTGGCCATCGAGGTGATCCCGCTGGCGGCGTTGCTGATCGGCGCGCCTTCGCTCGAGGCGATGCTGGCCAGTGGCGACCCCATCGGCTACCTGCTCACCGCCCATGGCAACGAAACCCTGGCGCGGCTGGTCAGCGCGGGGATTTTCCTGTCGGTGTTCAACGCCATCGTCGCCATCGTCATCCAGGTCGGACGGGTGGTGTACAGCAGTGGCCGCGATGCGATCTGGACACCCATGCTCAACCGCGCCTTCACCGTGATCCACCCGCGCTGGGAGTCGCCCTGGCTGGCCACGCTGTTCCTCGCCGCGCCCTCGGCACTGCTGAGCCTGTCGGGCAGCCTGGAACAGCTGACCTCGTTCACCGTGCTGCTGTTGCTGCTGATCTACCTGGTGGTGGCGGCCTGCGCGCTGTGCAGCCGGGTGCTGCGCCGCGACCGCGAACACCCGTACCGCATGCCGCTGTGGCCGTTGCCGGCGTTGCTGGCGGTCAGTGGCGCCGGCTGGCTGCTGGTGACCCTGCTGCGCGAGGCATCGGTGCGCGACCTGTTGATCATCCTCGGGCTGCTGGCGGTGTCGGTGACCCTGTACAGCATCCACGGCCGGCTCAGCCCGACCTTCCAGAAATTGTGA
- a CDS encoding acyl-CoA dehydrogenase family protein, protein MQDLELSEEQIMIRDMARDFARGEIAPHAQAWEKAGWIDDEVVRKMGELGLLGMVAPEQFGGSYTDYVAYALAVEEISAGDGATGAMMSIHNSVGCGPLLAYGNPEQQQAWLAKLASGEVIACFCLTEPQAGSEAHNLRTRAELIDGHWVINGAKQFVSNARRAKLAIVFAVTDPELGKKGLSAFLVPTDNPGFKVDRSEHKMGIRASDTCAVTLDNCRIPAANLLGERGKGLAIALSNLEGGRIGIAAQALGIARAAFEAALRYSRERIQFGKPINEHQSIANLLADMQLQINATRLLILHAARLRTAGKPCLSEASQAKLFASEMAERVCSMAIQVHGGYGYLEDYPVEKYYRDARITQIYEGSSEIQRMLIARELKHYPL, encoded by the coding sequence ATGCAAGACCTGGAACTGAGCGAAGAACAGATCATGATCCGCGACATGGCCCGGGATTTTGCCCGCGGCGAGATCGCGCCCCATGCCCAGGCCTGGGAAAAGGCCGGCTGGATCGACGACGAGGTGGTACGCAAGATGGGCGAGCTGGGCCTGCTCGGCATGGTCGCCCCGGAGCAGTTCGGCGGCAGCTACACCGACTACGTGGCCTATGCCCTGGCAGTGGAGGAGATTTCCGCCGGCGACGGCGCCACCGGGGCGATGATGAGCATTCACAACTCGGTGGGCTGCGGCCCATTGCTGGCCTACGGCAACCCCGAGCAGCAACAGGCCTGGCTGGCGAAGCTGGCCAGTGGCGAGGTGATCGCCTGCTTCTGCCTGACTGAGCCCCAGGCCGGCTCCGAGGCGCATAACCTGCGCACCCGCGCCGAACTGATCGACGGCCACTGGGTGATCAACGGCGCCAAGCAATTCGTCAGCAACGCCCGTCGGGCCAAGCTGGCCATCGTCTTCGCCGTGACCGACCCGGAGCTGGGCAAGAAAGGCCTGTCGGCGTTCCTGGTGCCCACTGACAATCCGGGTTTCAAGGTCGATCGCAGCGAACACAAGATGGGTATCCGCGCCTCCGACACCTGCGCGGTGACCCTCGACAATTGCCGCATCCCGGCGGCCAACTTGCTCGGCGAGCGCGGCAAGGGCCTGGCCATCGCCCTGTCCAACCTCGAAGGCGGGCGCATCGGCATCGCCGCCCAGGCCCTGGGTATCGCCCGTGCGGCGTTCGAAGCGGCGCTGCGGTATTCGCGCGAGCGAATCCAGTTCGGCAAGCCGATCAACGAGCACCAGAGCATTGCCAACCTGCTGGCCGACATGCAGTTGCAGATCAACGCCACCCGGCTGCTGATCCTGCACGCCGCGCGCCTGCGCACAGCGGGCAAGCCGTGCCTGTCCGAGGCGTCCCAGGCCAAGCTGTTCGCCTCGGAGATGGCCGAGCGGGTCTGCTCGATGGCGATCCAGGTGCATGGCGGCTATGGCTACCTGGAGGACTACCCGGTGGAAAAATACTACCGGGATGCGCGGATCACCCAGATCTACGAAGGCTCGAGCGAGATCCAGCGCATGCTGATCGCCCGGGAGCTCAAGCACTACCCGCTGTGA